From the Saccharomonospora marina XMU15 genome, the window CGGCGACCTCGGTGAGGTCGATCTTCTCGCCGAGCCCTCGCAGCCGCACCAGTTCGTCGGCCGTAAGCGGCAGCGGGGTGGAGCGGCGCAGCTCACGCCACTGATCACGCTGCAGCTCGACATAGGGGCTCAGCTCACGGACCCGTGGCATACGCTCACTCCTTGCCCGTCGGTGGGCCAGCGCCGTACATCTGCGTAACCGCAGATTCAACGTTAGGTCGGTTGCCCGATAAACCGACTGTGACCTTCTCCACGCCGCTGCCGGTGGGCGTGGACTCCGAACGGGCGACTCCCGTGCGGTGGCGGGAGTCACGCCGAGGCCGCCGATACCGCGAAGCTGCGGTACCGGCGGCCTGAGCGGCCTGAGCCTTACGTCGGCGAACTCGGCCGTTCACCTGTTCGCACGTGTCGGGCCTGCCTCCTGCGGCGGATCGGGTTCGACTCCGGCGACGAGGTTGAACGCCCCCGTCATCAGGTTGAGCGCCACCAGTCCGACGACATCGGCGATGACCCGATCGCTCCAGCCGTGGTCACGCAGTGCCGCCACGTCGGCGCCGGTGATGGCGGCGGGCTCGGCCAGCACCCGCACCGCGAAGGCGATGAGGGTTGCCTCCGCTGCGTCGGTGGCGGTCGCCTGACGGGCCAGTGCGATGTCGGTCTCGCTCAACCCCGCCTCGCGCCCGGCTTCGGTGTGGGCCCGCAGGCAGGTGCCGCAGCCGAGCCATTCCTGCAGT encodes:
- a CDS encoding carboxymuconolactone decarboxylase family protein, translating into MRNLRPLDPAKAPDRSRELLEDIIGRRGSVGDMVATMAHSPALLRGYLELSRAVKRVKIPRALSEKLSLALQEWLGCGTCLRAHTEAGREAGLSETDIALARQATATDAAEATLIAFAVRVLAEPAAITGADVAALRDHGWSDRVIADVVGLVALNLMTGAFNLVAGVEPDPPQEAGPTRANR